The genomic DNA CGTTTTCACCTCGCCCTCGACGTAGACTCGCTTGCTGCGGTAACCCAGCACCCGCACCGTGATCTGCGGATCCTGGATGTACTTGCCTGAACTATTCACTATGAGATTGCGCGCCTGCAGTTCCGTCAACCCCGCCACTTTCAGCAATCCCGTATAGGGAAATTGGATGTATCCAGAGGATGAGACCGTATAGCCCGGAATGCCCGAGGCGGTATCCCCGAAGGCTAGTTCGGTCACCCCGGTGCCGATGGCGTAGGTTTGCGTCGGAAGTACGAGTTCGGGGTGGTCCCAGACCACGATCGAAAGGATGTCCCCGGGGCCGATGCGATAGGGCTCGGTCTTGTCGACCAGGCGCGAAACGCCATCATTGTCCAGCAGCGCCTGGCGGGCGCGGTGATCGGCAAGCACCAGCGAAGGCGTGATTTCCTTGATCTCGGCCACGGAATTCGGATCCAGCGGATCGACGAGATGCTTGGAATTGAAGGTCATGCCGGGAGAAAGGGCGCAAGCGCCCAGCGAGGACACGAGCGCGATGGCAGCGATGGCTCGGCTCAACGTTCCGAAAAATGTCGTCATGGCGGATCCACAGTGAATGACTTCGTTGCTTGGAAAGGAGCCCGATGCGTAACGGGTTGCGACATTCCACTCTCTTTTCACGCCCCCGCACATTCGACGGATGCCCTAAGCCTTCTCCTACATCGTTTGGAGGTTTCGGGTACGCCGGGCACTCAATAAGATTTCGACGGTAGCCACATGCTTTGCGGCGGTGCACCGCTGTTTTCCCCGCGGCCGCAGGGCGACTCCCCGAACAAAGGAGTACGCGATGGACCCGTCCCTTACGGACACGTCGGCGAGATCGAGCCGATCCAGCTATCTGTACCGCCTGCTGGATGCGGCGATCGTCATCATCTGCGGCCTGGCCGTGACCGAGCTGAAGTTCTCGGACGAGGCGATGATCGATCCGCCGCAGATCCACCTGTTCCTGATCTATCTCTGCGGGCTGGGCGTCATCGCCCTGTTCCCGGCGTTCAGTCTGTACGTGTCATGGCGCGGTCGCCGGCTGATGGACCTGGTCGTGCGCAGCCTGGCGGCATGGGCGCTGGTGTTCGCGCTTGGCATCCTGGTCAGTTTCCTCATGCACCAGAGCGCGTCGGTATCGCGCCTGTGGGCCGCGACCTGGTTCGGCTGCGCCGCCCTGGCGCTGGCCGGCGTGCGCCTGGCGGCCTACGCGGTGCTGGGCGCGGCGCGCGACCGCGGCCTGGACCGCAAGCGCGTGCTGCTGGTCGGCTTCGGCGCGCTCGGCCACGATCTGTGGCGCCGCGTGGAACGCTATCGCGAGGCCGGCTACGAAGTCGCCGGCATCTATGCCGAGCCCCACGAAAACCTGCCGCCGCAAGTGCGCCGGCTGCACGAGCTGGATGCCCTGCACGGCTTCGTGCGCGAACACAATGTGCGCGAGGTCTGGATCGTGCTGCCGATGGAGGCCGGCCAGGAATTGCGCGAAGTGCTCTATCACCTGCGCAACGACCTGGTGGACATCCGCTGGATTCCCGACGTGATGTCGATCCAGCTGCTGGGCCATCGCATCGGGGAATTCCTCGGCCTGCCCGCGATCCAGCTCAACAGCCTGCCCGCCGCCGGCGTGCGCGGCCTGGCCAAGGAAGCGTTCGACCGCGCCTTCGCGCTGTGCGCGCTGGTGGGCCTGTCGCCGCTGATGCTGACCATCGCCTGCCTGGTCAAGCTGACCTCGCGCGGCCCGGTGCTGTTCACCCAGCCGCGCCTGGGCGTGGACGGCAAGGTCTTCCATGTCTACAAGTTCCGCACCATGACCGTGCACCAGGAGCACGGCGTGGTCACGCAGGCCACCCGCGACGATGCGCGCGTCACCCGCATCGGCGGCTTCCTGCGCCGCACCAGCCTGGACGAGTTGCCGCAATTCCTGAACGTGCTGCGCGGCGACATGTCGGTGGTAGGGCCGCGCCCGCACGCGCTGGAGCACAACGAACTGTACAAGGACCTGGTGCAGCGCTACATGATGCGCCACCGGGTCAAGCCCGGCATCACCGGCTGGGCCCAGGTCAATGGCCTGCGCGGCCAGACCGATACGCTGCGCAAGATGAGCGACCGCATCGAGCATGACATCTACTACATCCAGCACTGGACGTTCCGGATGGACCTGATGATCATCGCCCGCACGGCGGTATCCGGATGGACGGGGCGAAATGTCTACTGAACCGCTGGGCTGGCCCCCTTTCGCCCCGCCACGCGCCCGCTGCGCGCCCGCGCCGGCGACCCAGCCGCCCGGCCTGCTGGCCGAGAGCGATTTCCGCCGCGCGGTGGAGATGCTGCCGCTGGTGTCCATCGACCTGCTGCTGCGCGATGCCGAAGGCCGCTACCTGACCGGCTTGCGCAGCAATCCGCCGGCGCAGGGTTCGTGGTTCGTGCCGGGCGGCCGCATCCGCAAGAACGAGACGCTGCCGCGCGCGCTGCAACGCATCGTCCGCGAGGAACTGGGCCTGACGCTGCCGCCGCAGGCCTGGCGCCCCCGGGGCGTGTACGAACACTTCTATGGCACCAATTTTGCCGGCGAGGCCGGCCGCTCCACCCATTACATCGTCCTCGCCTATGAGGCGGAACTCACGCTGGACACCGCCAGCCTGCCGCTGGGCCAGCACCGCCGCTACCGCTGGCAGCCCGCGGCGGCCATCGCCGCCGATCCGGGCGCGCACCCCTACACCCAGGCCTACTTCAAGGAGTCAGCGCCATGACCAATCCTCATCCTCCGTATCGGGCCGTCATTCTCTGCGGCGGGTCCGGCTCGCGCCTGTGGCCGCTGTCGCGCGAGCTGCTGCCCAAGCAGTTCATCCGTTTGACCGATGACCGCAGCCTGCTGCAGAACACCCTGCTGCGGCTGGGGTCCGCCGGCGCCCAGGCGCGCCCCATGCTGGTCTGCAACGACGCCCACCGCTACATCGCCGCCGAGCAGGCCCTGGAACTGGACATCCACGACGCCGAAATCGTGCTGGAGCCGTATGCGCGCAATACCGCGCCCGCCATCGCCGCGGCCACGCTGCGGGCGATGCGCGACGGCGAGGATCCGGTCATGCTCATCATGCCTTCCGACCATGTGCTGGAGGATGGCCCGGTGCTGGCGGCGGCCTTCGCCCAGGCCTACCAGGCCGCCCGCCAGGGCGCGCTGGTGACCTTCGGCATCACCCCGACCGCGCCACTGAGCGGCTACGGCTACATCCAGGCGGCCGAACCCGGCGCCATGACGCCCGCCCGCAAGGTGCGCCGGTTCGTCGAAAAGCCTTCGCCCGAAGTGGCGCAGCGCTTCATCGAGGACGGCAGCTACTACTGGAACAGCGGCATGTTCGCCTTCCAGGCCTCGGTCTTCCTGGCCGAACTGGAACGGCTGGCGCCGCGCATCCTCGAACAGGTCCGGGCGGCGGTGGCCGCGGGCCATGGCGAAAACGCGCTGTTCCAACTGGACGGCCCGGCCTTCGAGGCCTGCCCGAGCGACTCGATGGACTACGCCATCATGGAACGCACCGACAGCGCGGTGGTGATTCCGCTGGCCGCGCCGTGGAGCGACGTCGGCGCCTGGGACGCGGTCTGGGGCATCGCCCGCAAGACCGCCGAGGGCAATTCCACCACCGGCGACGTGATGGTCGAGGACTCGCGCAACTGCCTCATCCATTCGACCAGCCGGCTGGTGGCCTCGGTGGGGCTGGACGACATCGTGGTGATCGAAACGGCCGACGCCGTGCTGGTCGCCCACAAGACGCGCTCGCAGGACGTCAAGCGGCTGGTGGAGGCCTTCAAGGTGCAGCACCGCAGCGAACTGAACCACCACCGCGAGGTGCAGCGCCCGTGGGGCTCGTACGACTCGGTCGGCCAGGGCCCGCGCTACCAGGTCAAGCGCATCACGGTGAAGCCGGGCGCGCGCCTGTCGTCGCAGATGCACCACCACCGCGCCGAGCACTGGGTGGTGGTGTCGGGCACGGCGCGCATCTACAACGGCGACAAGCAGTACCTCCTGACCGAAAACCAGTCGACCTACATCCCGCTGGGCGAGGTCCACAGCCTGGAGAACCCCGGCAAGATCCCGCTGGAGATCATCGAGGTGCAATCCGGCGCCTATCTGGGCGAGGACGACATCGTCCGCTTCCAGGACATGTACGGCCGTGTCTGAGCCCCGGCGCGCGGCCTCATCCTTCTGGCGGCCGGGCCTGGCGCGGATCTGCCTGCCGCTGGCGGCGCTGTTCTTCGCCACGCTGGTGACGGTGGGCAACCTGCCGGGCCTGGCCGCCGAGATGTCCGACGCCTTCGGCGACAAGCGCCTGCACCTGGCGGCCTACGCCTTCCTGACGGTGCTGGTCTACCTCTCGGTGCAGCGGCGGCCGGGCCTGACGGCGCTGCTGGCCGTATCCGCCCTGGGCGCGCTGGATGAAGGAATCCAATCCTTTTTTGCCTATCGACAGGCCGAACTCTTAGACCTTTTGGCCGATATCTCTGCGGCGGGTGCGACAGTAATCTCGTTGAACATCGGTTCCGCAGCCTTCGGCTCCTTTCGTGCAGTGACTAAGTCTTAAGGATAAAACCATGCCAAAACGGGCACTGATTACCGGCGTCACCGGCCAGGACGGCGCTTACCTGGCCGAGTTCCTGCTGGCCAAGGGCTATGAAGTCCACGGCATCAAGCGGCGCGCGTCGCTGTTCAACACCGCGCGCATCGACCACCTGTACCAGGATCCGCATGACCAGCCGCGCAACTTCGTGCTGCACCACGGCGACATGACGGACTCGTGCAGCCTCATCCGCATCGTGCAATCGGTCCAGCCCGACGAGATCTACAACCTGGCGGCGCAGAGCCACGTCGGGGTGTCGTTCGAAGAGCCGGAGTACACCGCCAACGCCGACGGCCTGGGCACCCTGCGCCTGCTGGAAGCCATCCGCATCCTCAAGCTGGAGGACAAGGCGCGCTTCTACCAGGCCTCGACCTCGGAGCTGTACGGCCTGGTGCAGGAAACCCCGCAGAAGGAAACCACGCCGTTCTATCCGCGCAGCCCCTACGCCGCCGCCAAGCTGTACGCCTACTGGATCAGCGTGAACTACCGCGAGGCCTACGGCATGTATGCCTGCAACGGCATCCTGTTCAACCACGAATCCCCCAAACGCGGCGAAACCTTCGTGACGCGCAAGATCACCCGCGGCCTGGCGCGCATCGTGCTCGGCCTGCAGGAATGCCTGTACCTGGGCAACCTGTCGGCGCTACGCGACTGGGGCCATGCGCGCGACTACGTCGAAATGCAGTGGCTGATGCTGCAGCAGGACACGCCGGAGGACTACGTCATCGCCACCGGCATGCAATACAGCGTGCGTGAATTCATCAATACGGCGGCGCGCGAGCTGGGCATCCTGCTGGCGTGGGAGGGCGAAGGCCTGGAGGAAACCGCCACGGTGCTGTTCAGCCCGGTGCACGACATCAAGCCGGGCCAGGTCATCGTGCGGGTCGACCCGCGCTACTTCCGCCCCACCGAGGTCGAGACCCTGCTGGGCGATCCGACCAAGGCGCGCGAAAAGCTCGGCTGGTCGCCGCGCACCAGTTTCGCCCAGCTGGTCAAGGAAATGGTGGAAAGCGACCTGAAGGACGCCCGGCGCGATGCGCTGGTGGAACAGAACGGCTACGAAATCTACGCCTACAAGGAGTAGTCCGCCATGAGCAACCTGGACCAACGCGTGTTCGTGGCGGGCCATCGCGGCATGGTGGGCGCCGCCCTGGTGCGCGAGCTGCAGGAGCGCGGCTACCGCGACATCATCACGCGCAGCCATAGCGAACTGGACCTGGAAAACCAGAACCAGGTGCACCGCTTCTTCTCGACCACGCCGGTCGACGTGGTGTACCTGGCCGCCGCCAAGGTCGGCGGCATCCTGGCCAACCAGAACCATCCGGTGGATTTCCTGTACCGCAACCTGATGATCCAGTGCAACGTGATCCGCGCCGCCTACGCGGCCGGCGTGCGCAAGCTGCTGTTCCTGGGTTCGTCCTGCATCTATCCGCGCGAGGCGCCGCAGCCGATCCGCGAGGACGCGCTGCTGACCGGGCCCCTGGAAGCCACCAACGAGCCCTACGCCATCGCCAAGATCGCCGGATTGAAGCTGTGCGAAGCCTACCAACGGCAATATGGCGCGCGCTTCATCTGCGCCATGCCGACCAATCTGTACGGGCCGCACGACAACTACGACCTGCACAGCAGCCATGTGCTGCCGGCCCTGATCCGCAAGTTCCATGAAGGCCGCGAGGCCGGCCAGGACAGCGTCACCCTGTGGGGCAGCGGCAAGCCGCTGCGCGAGTTCCTGTACGTGGACGACCTGGCGCGGGCCTGCGTGATGCTGATGGAAACGCCCGCCGCCGAGGGCATCTACAACATCGGCGCCGGCGAGGACCTGTCGATCGCCGAACTGGCCCGGGTCGTGGCGCAGGTAGTGGGCTACCAGGGCCGCGTGGACTACGACGCCAGCAAGCCCGACGGCACGCCGCGCAAGCTGATGGATTCGTCACGGGTACGCGCGCTGGGCTGGAAGCCGGAGATATCGCTGACTCATGGCGTGACGCTGGCCTACGGCCATTTCCTGCGCGAGCAGGCGCGCCAACCCCTGCCCGTGGCCTGAGGGCCTGTTCACACTGAAAGGAGCCTCGCATGAGTACCCAAATGAGTGACTATCAAGGCGCGAAGCGCAGTCGTGGCAGGTCCCCGGCGAGCATTCGCAACGCCGAGAGGCGCTCATTTGGGTACTCACCCTTCGGGCAGGACGGTAATCGGCCGCCAGGCGTCGTTGCGCTCACCTTGCGTGGCACAGCCACGCGGCGGCGACCACGCCTAGCCTGGCGGCCGATTACCGGCCTGTGCGAGGCTCCTTTCAGTGTGAACAGGCCCTAACCACGCCTATCGAGAACAGGCATTCCGATGTACCGACTCATCAGAAAGCACGTCGCCGGCAATGCCTCGTTCTGGGGGCTGGTGGAATACGGCATCGGCCCGGTCGCGGCGCTGGTGGCGCTGCCCATCCTGTTCCGCCAGCTGGGCACGGTGGGTTTCGGCCAGTACTCGATGATCATCGCGCTGGCCGGCTTCGGCAATGCCGCCAACCTGGGCGCCGCCGTCACCGCCACCAAGCTGGTGTCCGAACGCATGCACGAGCCGGGCGGCGCCTACCGCGCGGCCGGCGTGGCCATGTCGCTGATCGGCTGCGCGCTCGGCGTGGTAACGCTGGCGGCGGCATTGCTGTGGCTGGCGGTGCGCTGGGGCTGGCCCGCCGCCACCTTCGGCGGCGTGGCGGTGACGCTGCTGGCGATGCCGGCGCTGGCGGTCTACCTGACCCAGCAGTACGACCAGTTGATGTCCGGCTGCCTGAAGGGCCGCGAGGATTTCCGCGCCACCGCGCTGTGCGAAGTCTTCAGCCGCAGCGGCACCATGGGACTGGCCTGCGTCGCCGCCTGGCTCACCGCCTCGCCCACCTGGACCGGCCTGGCCCAGGCCGCCGGCCTGCTGCTGGCCGGGTCGGTCAAGATGCGGGTGTTCGCGCGCCGCTATGGCCACGTGCTGGTGCGGCCGGTGCGCGACCGCGGCGCGATGCTGGACGCCTTCCGCTTCTCGCGCTGGTCCTGGCTCAACAGCCTGAGCGCGCTGGCCTTCGGCTCGGTCGACCGGGTGCTGGTGGGCAGCCTGATGGGACCCGCCGCGCTGGCCATCTACACCGTCGGCGTGCAGGTCGGCCAGATGATCCACACGGCGTCCGTGGCGATTTTCCAGAAAGCCATGCCGCGCGTCAGCCGCCTGTCCGCCGCGCCGCCGCATCCGGGCGCGGCCGAAGAGGAAATCCGCCGCCTGATGCTGTGGAACCTGGCGCTGTCGGCTGGCGCCACGGTCGCGGTGCTGGCGGTCAGCCGGCCCCTGCTGGACCTGCTGCTGGGCCACGCCCTGGCCGACGGACACCTGGGCACCTTCCGGTTGCTGATCGCGGCCTCGGGGCTGCTGTCACTGAACGCCGCGGCCCATTTTTCGCTGCTCGGGCTGGGGAACTCCCGCGCCGTGGCGATTCTCAATGGCCTGGGCGGCCTGGCCATGCTGTGCATCATGGCCGCCCTGGTGCAGGCGGCGGGCGAGCATGCCGCGGCCTGGGGCCGCATGGCCTACGCGGCGATCACGCTGGCCGGCGTGGCGCTCGCCATCCGTCAATCCCGGCCAGACTACCCCGGCGCCCTGCCTGCGGCCACCCGGTAGCCACCATGTTGAGGTCTTATATGCGCAAGCGTCACACCGAATACTCGCGCCAGCTCATCGATTTCGTGCGCGAGTTGCGCCCGCCCGCCCCCATTGCCGCTGGCCTGCTGCCCAAGCTGACCATCGTGACCCCCTCGTACAACCAGGCCCGCTTCCTGGAGCGGACCATCATCTCGGTGCTGAACCAGGGCTATCCGCGGCTGGAGTACATCATCATCGACGGCGGCTCGACCGATGGCAGCGTCGACATCATCCGCAAGTACGAACGCCACCTGACCTATTGGGAAAGCATGCCGGACCGCGGCCAATCGCATGCCATCAACAAGGGCTTCGAGCGCGCCACCGGCGACTACGTCGGCTGGCAGAACTCCGACGACCTGTACTATCCCGGCGCGCTGCGCAAGCTGGGCGCGGCGGCGGCCCGCGGCCGGGCGCCGATCGTCAGCGGCAACCTGTTCGTGGCCGATGCCGACAACCGCATTTTCCGCAAGATCCACTACACCCCGGTCAACCGCGGCACGCTGACCGTGGTCAAGGCCTCGATCCCGAACCAGTCGGCCATCTTCCGCCGCGACCTGCTGCGCAAGCACGGCCTGCTGCAGGAGAGCATGCGCTACTGCATGGACCTGGAATTGTGGAGCCGGCTGCTGCGCGAAGGCAGGAACCTGATCGTGCCCGACGCCATGGGCGTCTACACCGCCCACGACGAGACCAAGACCGCGCTGATGCAGGACGTGCTGCTGGAGGAACGCGAACAGATCGTCGACCGCATCCGCCGCACCGAGCCGGGCATGGGCAAGCTGTACGGCCTGTCGTGCCGCGCCTCGCAGGTGGCGGCGCATGCGCGCCAGGGCGACCTGTCCTACCTGGTGGAGAAACTGGCGATCAAGCTGTTCGGGCGCGACGACTGGGCCGCGCACTAGGGCCCGTTGGCACTGAAAGGAGCCTCGCCCAAGCCCGCGACATCCCCGACCCAGCCCCTTCCCCGCCATGGAGCCGTCATGCATCCGCACCGCCGCCTTTCCACGCTGCACCTGCTGGGCCTGTTCGCGTTCACCGCGCTGGCGCTGAACGACGACCATTTCATCCTGGGCGTGGGCAGTTTCAAGCTGTCGCCCTTCGACCTGCTGTTCGTGGCCATCCTGGTGGTCAAGGCGCTGCGGCTGGCGGACCCCGCCGCCTATGCCCTGCCGCGCGGCGCGCTCGGCATGCTGCTGGGCCTGCAGGTGCTGTCGGTGATCTACCTGGTGCTGGTGTCGCTGCACCATCCGGGCATCGAGACCGGCGACGTCGCGCGCGACCTGCGCATCGTGTTCTATTTCCTGTGCACGCCGTTCCTTTGCTACAAGGACATCGACGGGCCCGCCGCCTACGCCGTGTTGCAGAAGTACATCGTGGCGGCCTGCCTGGCGGTCGCCACCCTGATGCTGCTGGAACAGTTGCAGGGCTTCAGCGTCGCCAACCCGTTGCGCAACGTCCGGCTGGGGGTATGGGCGATTCCGTTCGGCGTGGTTTCGCTGCTGTACTTCCGCAAGACCCTCAACGTGTCCGGGCCCAAGGCCTATGCGCTCACCGTCTACATGCTGCTGGCGCTGGTGTTCTCGCTGAACCGCAGCCAATACCTGCAGCTGATGGTGGCGGTGCTGATGGCGGTGATGCTGGCCTCGGGTTCCGAGGTGCGCCGCCGGGTGGTGCTGATCTTCGCCCCGGCGGCGGTCGCCGGCATCCTGGTGTTCGCCAGCATCGGCTACCTGGACGTACTGACCAACCGCGTCTTCAGCGTCGAGCGCCTGGACGAGGACTCCAGCTACGGCGCCCGCATCCAGGAAATGCAGGGCCAGATGGATTCCTTCGCCGAGAGCCCGGTGTTCGGCAAGGGCGCCGGCTTTCGCAGCTGGGTGATGGGCGAGAACGGCTTCGAACTCAGCACGTTCGCGCACAACTCCTGGGCCTTCTACCTGATGAAGTTCGGCATCGTCGGCACCGTGATGATCATGCTGCCGCCGCTGCTGATCCTGCTGCTTTCGCTGTTCCGGCGCTACGCGCACCCGGGGCTGGAGCTGCATCGCCGCTACCTGCTGGCCACCGCGCCGATCTATATCTTCGTCGACTCGCTCTCCGGCGGCCTGGCCTACGCGCCCAAGACCGCCTTTACCGGCTTTCTGCTGTGCTACTGCCTGTCGCTGATACGCAATGCCCGGGCGCTGCCCGTGCCCCGGCCCGCGGCCGCGGCCTCCAGCCAACGCCCGGTCGCCGCGCGCCGGGCTCCACCGCGAGTAATGCCCCATGCCTGATGTCCTGTTTGTCGCGCCCGACCTGCACGGCGGCGTCGGAAGATGCGTCGCCTTCATCGCCGACGCCTTGCCCGAACGCGGCGTCGACGCCTCGCTGTTCCTGCTGCGCTCGCGCAACCGCGAATATCCGGTCGCCAACCCGCGCGTGACGCGGGCGCTGCCCGTGGTGGAGTCGCCCGCCTCGCTGCGGCTGATGCTGCCGCTGGCGTTTGCGCGGCTGCTGGCGCAGATCCGCCGCGAGCGGCCGGCCATCGTCTGCTCGCACGGCCTGCTGTGCAACATGCTGGTGGTGCTGGCCAGGAAGATCCTGCGCGGCAACTTCGCCACCGTCGCCTTCGAGCACAGCAGCCCGGCGATCCACTATGGCGCCTCGCGCATGCGGCGCCTGAAGTGCTTTCTGGTGAGCCAGACCTATCGCCGCCATGACGCCGTCGTCGGCGTTTCGCGCGGGGTCAAGGAAGACCTGGTCAGCATGTTCCCGCCGCTGCGCGGCAAGGTGCGCACCATCTACAACGGCGTGCCGCTGGACGACGTGCGCGAGCAGGGCGCGGCGCGGCCGGCTCCGGCATCCGACGCGGCGCCGTATCACGTCGTCGCGGTCGGTCGGCTGGAGGCGGTCAAGGACTACGCCACCCTGATCGACGCGGCCGCGTTGCTGGACGATCCCGGCATCCGCTTCACCATCCTGGGCGAAGGCTCGGAACATGCCGCCCTGCAACGGCGTATCGACGCGCGCCCCTCGCGCAGCCCGGTGACCCTGGCCGGCCACATCGACAATCCGTTTCCGGTGATCGCCGGCGCCGGCGCCTTCGCCCTGACCTCGGTGCGCGAAAGTTTCGGCAATGTGCTGGTGGAGGCCCTGTGCCTGGGCATTCCGGTCATTTCCACAGATTGTCCGCACGGGCCGGCCGAGATCCTCGATGCCGGCCGCTACGGGCTGCTGGTGCCGGTGGGCGACGCGGCGGCCCTGGCCGCGGCGGTGCGCCGCCTGGCTTACGACGGCGACATGCGCGCCAGGCTGGCGGCCGACGGCCCCGGCCGCGCCGACGCCTTTTCACTAGAACGGCATTGCCGCGACGTCATCGAGCTATTCCAGCCGTTGATGCAGCGCGGCGCGTCCTGAACAGGAAAGCATCATGTCCAAGATACCGGTATCCGTGGTCGTCATGACCAAGAACGAAGAACGCAACATCGTCAAGTGCCTGAAAGCGCTGGCCGACTTCGACGAAGTCTTCGTGGTCGACTCCGACAGCACCGACGCCACCTGCGCCCTGGCCACCGCGCTGGGCGCCAGGATCAGCCATTTCCAGTGGAACGGCAAATACCCCAAGAAAAAGCAATGGTGCCTGGAACAGCTGCCGTTCACGCATCCGGTGGTGCTGTACGTGGACGCCGACGAAGAGATGACGCCCGAACTGGCCGCGGAGATCCGCGCCACACTGCCGCGCTTTGCGGCCGGCGCCGGCGGCGCCTTCGTGCCGTTCGACTACGTCTTCTGCGGCCGCAAGCTGCGCCACGGCCATCGCGTCTACAAGCTGGCGCTGCTGGCGCGCGAGCGCTCGCGCTTCCTGGACTACGACGACCTGGACGTGGCCCACATGTGGGAGGTCGAGGGCCACTACCAGCCCCAGGTGCAGGGCGAGACCTTCGCGCTGCGGGCGCGCATGGTGCACAACGACCATGATTCGCTCTACCACTACTTCGACAAGCACAACCGCTACTCTGACTGGGAAGCCAATCTGCGGACAAAGGGCCTGATGAACGATCCGCGCGAGGCCAACGTGGGCGCGCGGGCGCTGCTCAAGCGCCTGTTCCAGGCCATGCCGTTCAAGGCGCCGGTGTCGTTCCTGCATTCCTACCTGCTGCGCCTGGGCTTTCTCGATGGCCGCGCCGGTTTCGACTACGCCGTGGCGCGCGCCATGTACTACTGGCAGATCCGCATCAAGACCGAGGAAATCCAGCAGGCGCGGCGCGCCGCCGCCGCAGACTCGCAAGGCGATGCCCTGCCCGGAGCCGCCAAATGAGCGCGCTGCAGCGGCTCGACCGTTTTTCCCTGGCGCCCGGCCAGCGCGGCCGGTCCGCGCTCACGGTGCAACTGTGGTGGCTGGTGCAGGGCACGCTGTTCCGCTGGTCGCCGCAGGTCGCCTATGGCTTCCGGCGCTGGCTGCTGCGCTGCTTCGGCGCGCAGATCGGCCGCAAGGTGCTGATACGGCCCAGCGCCACCGTGACCTATCCCTGGAAAGTGGACATCGGCGACTACGCCTGGATCGGCGACGACGCGGTGCTCTACAGCCTGGGCCCCATCCACGTCGGCGCGCACGCGGTGGTCTCGCAACGCAGCTACCTGTGCGCGGCCGACCACGACGCGGCGCAACCGGATTTTCCGCTGCGCGAGCGCGCCGTGCGCATCGAGGACGGCGCCTGGGTCGCGACCGACGTGTTCGTCGGCCCGGGCGTCACGGTGGGCCGCGAGGCGGTGGTGGGCGCGCGCAGCTCGGTATTCCGCAGCCTGCCGCCCGCCATGGTGTGCCTGGGCAACCCCTGCCGCCCCGTCAAACCGCGCGTGGCGCCGCCGGCATGAAGATCCTCCTGTACGGCATCAACTACGCGCCGGAGCTGACCGGCATCGGCAAATACAGCGCCGAACTGGCCGAGTGGCTGGCGGCCCGCGGCCATGACGTCAGCGTGGTCACGGCGCCACCCTACTATCCGCAATGGCGCGTGCATGACGGCTACCGCGCGGGCCGCTACCGCAAGGAAACCCGCGCCGGCGTCACGGTCAGGCGCGCGCCCCTGTGGGTGCCGGCCCGGCCCGGCGGCGCCAAACGCCTGCTGCACCTGGCCAGCTTCGCCCTTTCCAGCCTGCCGTCGCTGTTGCGCGCGGCCGCCGGCCGGCCCGACCTGATCCTGGTGGTCGAGCCGGCCCTGTTCTGCGCGCCGGCCGCCTGGCTCGCCGCGCGCCTGTGCGGGGCGCGCGCCTGGCTGCACATCCAGGACTACGAGGTCGACGCCGCCTTCGACCTGGGGCTGCTCAAGGGCGCCTGGCTGCGCGCCGCCGTGCGGCGCGCGGAACGTTGGCTGATGCGGCGCTTCGATCGCGTG from Achromobacter xylosoxidans includes the following:
- a CDS encoding polysaccharide biosynthesis/export family protein, whose product is MTTFFGTLSRAIAAIALVSSLGACALSPGMTFNSKHLVDPLDPNSVAEIKEITPSLVLADHRARQALLDNDGVSRLVDKTEPYRIGPGDILSIVVWDHPELVLPTQTYAIGTGVTELAFGDTASGIPGYTVSSSGYIQFPYTGLLKVAGLTELQARNLIVNSSGKYIQDPQITVRVLGYRSKRVYVEGEVKTPGTVAINDIPMTLLEAINRAGGILPTGDRSSVYVIRDGRKTRVNLPALIERGQDLNQVMLKSGDIVRVTPRDESKIFVTGEVTTPAAITMRDGRLTLNEALGEAGGPNQLTADSSQVFVVRSTEQATPLVFHLNAASPQAYAVAEKFELQPKDVVFVDTAALVRWNRFISNLFPSAQTVQTVHSIK
- a CDS encoding undecaprenyl-phosphate glucose phosphotransferase — encoded protein: MDPSLTDTSARSSRSSYLYRLLDAAIVIICGLAVTELKFSDEAMIDPPQIHLFLIYLCGLGVIALFPAFSLYVSWRGRRLMDLVVRSLAAWALVFALGILVSFLMHQSASVSRLWAATWFGCAALALAGVRLAAYAVLGAARDRGLDRKRVLLVGFGALGHDLWRRVERYREAGYEVAGIYAEPHENLPPQVRRLHELDALHGFVREHNVREVWIVLPMEAGQELREVLYHLRNDLVDIRWIPDVMSIQLLGHRIGEFLGLPAIQLNSLPAAGVRGLAKEAFDRAFALCALVGLSPLMLTIACLVKLTSRGPVLFTQPRLGVDGKVFHVYKFRTMTVHQEHGVVTQATRDDARVTRIGGFLRRTSLDELPQFLNVLRGDMSVVGPRPHALEHNELYKDLVQRYMMRHRVKPGITGWAQVNGLRGQTDTLRKMSDRIEHDIYYIQHWTFRMDLMIIARTAVSGWTGRNVY
- a CDS encoding GDP-mannose mannosyl hydrolase: MLAESDFRRAVEMLPLVSIDLLLRDAEGRYLTGLRSNPPAQGSWFVPGGRIRKNETLPRALQRIVREELGLTLPPQAWRPRGVYEHFYGTNFAGEAGRSTHYIVLAYEAELTLDTASLPLGQHRRYRWQPAAAIAADPGAHPYTQAYFKESAP
- a CDS encoding mannose-1-phosphate guanylyltransferase/mannose-6-phosphate isomerase — encoded protein: MTNPHPPYRAVILCGGSGSRLWPLSRELLPKQFIRLTDDRSLLQNTLLRLGSAGAQARPMLVCNDAHRYIAAEQALELDIHDAEIVLEPYARNTAPAIAAATLRAMRDGEDPVMLIMPSDHVLEDGPVLAAAFAQAYQAARQGALVTFGITPTAPLSGYGYIQAAEPGAMTPARKVRRFVEKPSPEVAQRFIEDGSYYWNSGMFAFQASVFLAELERLAPRILEQVRAAVAAGHGENALFQLDGPAFEACPSDSMDYAIMERTDSAVVIPLAAPWSDVGAWDAVWGIARKTAEGNSTTGDVMVEDSRNCLIHSTSRLVASVGLDDIVVIETADAVLVAHKTRSQDVKRLVEAFKVQHRSELNHHREVQRPWGSYDSVGQGPRYQVKRITVKPGARLSSQMHHHRAEHWVVVSGTARIYNGDKQYLLTENQSTYIPLGEVHSLENPGKIPLEIIEVQSGAYLGEDDIVRFQDMYGRV
- a CDS encoding VanZ family protein; its protein translation is MSEPRRAASSFWRPGLARICLPLAALFFATLVTVGNLPGLAAEMSDAFGDKRLHLAAYAFLTVLVYLSVQRRPGLTALLAVSALGALDEGIQSFFAYRQAELLDLLADISAAGATVISLNIGSAAFGSFRAVTKS
- the gmd gene encoding GDP-mannose 4,6-dehydratase, giving the protein MPKRALITGVTGQDGAYLAEFLLAKGYEVHGIKRRASLFNTARIDHLYQDPHDQPRNFVLHHGDMTDSCSLIRIVQSVQPDEIYNLAAQSHVGVSFEEPEYTANADGLGTLRLLEAIRILKLEDKARFYQASTSELYGLVQETPQKETTPFYPRSPYAAAKLYAYWISVNYREAYGMYACNGILFNHESPKRGETFVTRKITRGLARIVLGLQECLYLGNLSALRDWGHARDYVEMQWLMLQQDTPEDYVIATGMQYSVREFINTAARELGILLAWEGEGLEETATVLFSPVHDIKPGQVIVRVDPRYFRPTEVETLLGDPTKAREKLGWSPRTSFAQLVKEMVESDLKDARRDALVEQNGYEIYAYKE